One segment of Equus asinus isolate D_3611 breed Donkey chromosome 18, EquAss-T2T_v2, whole genome shotgun sequence DNA contains the following:
- the LOC106842950 gene encoding keratin-associated protein 10-12-like encodes MAASTLSVCSSDLSYGSRVCQPGSWDSCPDSWQVDDGPESCCEPPCCAPSCCVPASCLTLVCTPASCVCSPCQSACTSSCTPSSCQQSSCQPSCCASSPCQQACCVPVCYTPVCCTPVCCVPVCSGASPCSDSLCCQQSSCQPSCCTSSPCQQDCCEPISCTPVCCKPVCCVPVCSGASPCPGPSCCQPSPCSPSCCRPSSCVSLICRPVCRPTCCVPVPSCCSPTSCQPSCCRPASSVSLLCLPVCKPSS; translated from the coding sequence ATGGCCGCCTCCACCCTGTCCGTCTGTTCCAGCGACCTCAGCTATGGCAGCCGGGTCTGCCAGCCAGGTTCCTGGGACTCCTGCCCCGACTCCTGGCAGGTGGACGACGGCCCAGAGAGCTGCTGCGAGCCCCCCTGCTGCGCCCCCAGCTGCTGCGTCCCGGCCTCCTGCCTGACGCTCGTCTGCACCCCCGCCAGCTGTGTGTGCAGCCCCTGCCAGTCAGCCTGCACCAGCTCCTGCACGCCCTCGTCCTGCCAGCAGTCTAGCTGCCAGCCCTCCTGCTGtgcctcctccccctgccagcagGCCTGCTGCGTGCCCGTCTGTTACACCCCTGTCTGCTGCACCCCTGTGTGCTGTGTGCCCGTCTGCTCTGGGGCCTCCCCCTGTTCAGACTCCTTGTGCTGCCAGCAGTCTAGCTGCCAGCCCTCCTGCTgcacctcctccccctgccaaCAGGACTGCTGCGAGCCCATCTCCTGCACACCCGTCTGCTGCAAGCCCGTGTGCTGTGTGCCTGTCTGCTCTGGGGcctccccctgcccaggcccctcatgctgccagcccagcccctgctccccgTCCTGCTGCAGACCCTCCTCCTGCGTGTCCCTCATCTGCCGCCCCGTGTGCAGGCCCACCTGCTGCGTGCCCGTCCCCTCCTGCTGCAGCCCCACCTCCTGCCAGCCCAGCTGCTGCCGCCCAGCCTCCAGCGTgtccctgctctgcctgcctgTGTGCAAACCCTCTTCCTGA